CCTAATGCAGCCGCTGTAATTGTCAACTCTGTAGCAGTCGAAGATGCATGTGTCTGGAGACCAACTACAAGTATTGGAACACTTGCTGAAGCTGTAGGAGTTAAAATTGCATGGCCATCCGACAAGTTAATATTGGACGATGTTATTGACTTCTCAAAACATGCTAACACTGTCGGGTCAGAGGTAAACTGAAATTTCTTGTGTTATTTTCAAATTCACATTGAAAATCGATTACTAATAGAATACATTTGGGATGATTATTAGACTATGGATGCATCAGTAGGAAGGGTACAAATATTTGATTACTGGAATGTAGAAGATGAGTTGATTGCTGAGGGTGTACTGGTGTCAACTTAACCTAACCAGTTGGTGAACGATATTCCGCTTGGACCGAATGCTGCAGTTATAAAAGTTGAAGTAGTTGTTAAAGATTCTGCTTTCTTATGGAGACCAGCGCCTGGAATGTCAAACATGGGTGATGCACTACATCAGATCATTGCTTGGCCAATTGATAGGGCACGACTATCTGATACAACTGCTGAATCAACCAAGAAACCTAACGTGGTAAGCTTCAGATGCCAGTTAATTTGTCATCGATATGTTGCAATTCTGTGAtgttattgtgattgtgttgtgttgatctttttttttttggtctttcAGAGTACTAGTAACAGCACTGGTAGTAGCAACAAAGTTGGTAGACAGAAGTGTGCTCTCTTGGACTGTCATAACTCTGGACAGACAGTAGCTTGGGGTCGTGTGTTTTCAACAGATCCAGCAGACAAGGTTCATTTCATCCCTTTAGGTCCCAATGCTTCTAAGGTCATGGTAGAGGTTTCCAAGATGGATGATGCACGAGTGTGGAGACCAAACTCTGAAATTGAAGTCATAGGTGATGCAGTAGGGAGCACAGTTGCGTGGCCTACTGATAAGGTTGTTTTCATATGAGTGATGAGTTGTGAAATTGAGAACTTTCAATTGTCTTAGTACTTTGTCATAATTATGAGTTTCATGTAATGTTGAACTTAAAAATGAGTGTatctttattataataaaatttctatttctaaatctgaaatttatgtttctaaaaatagttaaaaatatttatatatataaaatatatataattataaataacgAAACGAAGCTAATTTAAAAGAGTATAGAAACAGTAGCACTTATATAACTGCTATGGTAATATTAACTATGGCTTTTTAAAACcgctattaaataatatttgatcGCGTTAATAAAGcgctattatataatatataatagcaTTAATAACCCGCTATTGTATATCGGAATACGATAGCAGCGCGAAAAAGCGCTATCTAAAGTCTTCGACCTATTATAACGGGCGATGACATAGCGCTTGCAATATCGCTATGGTATCTATAGATAGCGGTTTTCAGCCGCTAAGAAAAtccttttttcttgtagtgggagAACTGTTggtgtttctcttctttttgaGTTGCCGGATAGCGTGAATtgccttatgcaacatcttctccaagatgacataagtctgaagctcattcttatcaaacacaACACGGTTGTttctcttggctttggtgaagggacgatcaccaCTTCTGACCCACGCCTCATCATCATCGAACttgttttgtctcttcctttgatttcttcataaaatcaaaCCCAGTAGAAGCatattgtttcttattttcaaaaatcatttgCTTTTTTTCTAACACggttttaaaaggaaagtaaacgtcttgttgtggttttgatttgttgagaagtccaaacatcctgaaaacacttaacaaaagagttagcaaataaaaatcctcacactctcaaagtgtttagctcacgatttttaggtgatcactcagagttctttccactggttcaaaggatgataggcagtcaaaattcagcaatcaaaacccaaaacaaacttttgtgaaaaaaagagaaagaacgATGAAGAGAATTTTGATATGGATCCgccttaactgtcctaaggctgggtttctcttcagccagcagggtttctcttccaccactccccctggatttctcttcagaagtgattcaagccaaaacttttactcttttttttatcatttttttaataactggcgatcacaagggagtaaaagaacagcccggatccaacaagaaataagaaaagaaaatcgtagagagatgagaagatgaaaagatgaaatgaaaacaaaccagccaaagtggctttgataccacttgatacgccCTAAATTGAAGAATCACTTTAGCTggatgttggatatgatccgagaaggcaaacgacacttctggaactgagatggattgaaaggatcatcaagagatgcggaatgactcttgatatacccacgatctaaggctaaccacccaagaaagaatgaatgtgttggctaaccaccaaacaacacacaaagatgaattggtgaccaccaaatcaacaagccggttcacaccaacGAAcaagctaaagaactctctctctctctctcactcagagaagaaacaaaaataaactcaaGAACATAGACAAAATCATAGAATGaaactacatatttatattgcatagaaaatataaatttgaccAGATCTGAATTAATAAGTCAaagactcagtcttccatgcagATTGGTCAAAGATGGCCCTTCAGTAATGTCAAGGTTCATCTGAACTAGATGGATGCACATGGTAAAGATAAGGACGCTTgcgggactgtccggatggtccgccGGATAAAAATGCATGTCCGTCTTCGATTTCTTCACGACCCAAGCTAAGTCTGGCTCGACCGTGGGTCTTAGAATGTCGAGTTGGTCGGAGAAGACGGGCTGTGGTTCGGTCGTCTGGACGTGGTTCCAGCCGAAGCTCCAATCGGAACACACGCGGGACGGCTAGGTCAGTCTGATCGGTACGGTCGGATGAACGAACCTCGGTCAAATTGTTCAGAACGTCATGATCTCCATGCTGGTTGGTTCCAATGGACTGATCCACGAACCGGAGCACATcagaccctgcaatcaccacataaTTTTTTCTCGTACTTTGGCGTCACTCTCACGGTATTGAATCATTTTCCGATAAGTCATCATCTTTCCATTACTCCATCTCAAGCACGCTTACCTCTAGAGTTCTGAACGGATATATAACAGAAAAGGTAAGTGCACTTTAGTGACATAGCTAGTCAAATCAATTATCTTAAACCTTTCCACATATATCAGAAATCGAGATGTTACAAATTTCTCTCTGGATTTGAAGGACTTTAGTGTTAGGATTCATAGCCTTCTCATCTTCGTATTGTTACGGTTTGTACGATAAACAATAAGATCGTTTTTTCCATCttagataatattttattcaacaaatattttattttgaataatttatgaaaatgatCTCAAActcacaaaatatatattagaagcgaaattacatatttaaatcAACATGTAAAAATTGACGCTAGCGTCGGAAAAGCTATAGGAAGTCTTCTCATTTTCATCACAATAGAAGTAATCTTTGATGCGTTAAAAAGTGAAAAAACAACGAGTGCGAGAGTGACACAAACCAACACATAGAAATAGAATGAGAGAGATACATGCAATCAGTGAGTTCTTCAAACCAAATACATACCAATTGTCACCCACACCACAAATCCTAATTTCAGAATATAAATAAcagttttgatgtttcaaaaaaaaaacaacagttTTGAGAGACGAGTATTCACACAACtgataaattctttttttttttgaaagtagACAACTGATAAATTCACACAATAGTTCGGTCtacattataaatttattaaagaataATGTATATACGCGCCGGAAAATCAACAAGTAATCTAATatgttatgttttcttttaagtAATGTCTTCTAATGTTTTCGTATTGAGCTCCCTCGACTgtttgtgtaattttttttttgaatttgtagtttttcaatttcacttatttttttgtcactaaTTAATCATGATTAACATTTGTTTTCGATAATATAATGTTGTTTGCCCTATGTTGAGAAATCGTTAGCTATTTAGATCGATCTACTCATTATCAGATCAATACGTTTGTGAAATTGTGAATCACTTAGAAAGTGTTGTAGACCTGAACTCTGGACTCTAGTCTCTAGATAAGTGTTGTTTTGTAGaggaaattttaaaaagttgcaCTTGCTAGAAATCAAACCCTGGCCGACGGATATAATACTTACATTGTTTCCTTATTAGATTTAAAATCTAAGTAAATTTCGATCTTTATATTCTAAGGGgaacattatttttgtttacaaacttttacaaattataattgcaacaatattaataattatgttttttaaaggttttttacacttttacacatgtaataaaagtaaaaatgacATTTCACAAATTATTCAATCTAATTTTACAATGAAATCTCTCAAatagttatttaattttaaatatttatatttgaaattttttggattttgattcgGTCATCAAGCATTTTAATCCTGTCTCGACAGTAGTAAGCATAAATAACTatggaaaatgttttttttttttttttttgaagggcTTAACTATGGAAAATGTTTCATAAGACATAAACATACATAACATAACATACATAGCATAACATGACATAACATAACATTCAAGCATGATGATGAGCATCATAATCACCACCACACTATTATTCTAAACAGTAGTGTCGAAGACCAGACCTATTTTAACTAGTAATTAAACACTCATGATCAGCGAAACTTGTCACTAATTAATCATGATTAACATTTCGGGGTTGCAACATTGCAACTGCTGGCAACTTTCTTGGCGTTTGGAGAGTTAACGTACTGGCTGAGGGCAGGGTTCCTCAGATATCCACAAAGGCATGGCTTCTGCTCTCTCAGCTTGGCGCAGCACGTTGCTGACGGCGGCGAAGCTGACATAAACGCCGACGAACATGAAGTCAGTTCCGTCGGCGAGCACGTCACTCCCTCCGCCACCGGAATGTTTGCCACCGTCACCAGGAGAAGCGCTGCGGCGAGAGCTAAACTGGAACCCCACATCATCTTTACCATGTTActtcttctttgtttctctGTCTTTGtggttgttctttttttttttggtaaaaaaaagcattatttaaaaataaaaatgttgttctttttttttgaaacaccttTGTGGTTGTTCTGCTTTTAGTAATCAGTATGTTCAGTATCCATTGAGAGTGTTTTCTATTTATACTTTATAGATAAGGAAAGTAAAGgcttagcttttttttttttttttctatttacctttttatcattattatagTTAAAATTGTTTATTAAGTAATCAAACCTAAATGTGGAGAATTAGTTAATTAATTTCTTGGTTAATAAACTTCGTTCACTTCATAGTAAGTGTTAGCTAGCTCATACTTTAATCAAAATTCGTGCATTGATGAAAcgtgaataaaaagaaaagttgaGCACTGTTTAGAAATCTTGTAATTCATGTGACATCGATCATCCTTTTTTATGAGTTCTtttgatattataatttttactgGATATATAAAGCTCGGTATGAGTATGACCGTATGTGTTATGTGTATTATAATTTCTACACTTTATGATATGGCCACGCGATTACACGAATATAGAATATAGATTCATTGTTTAGACCCAATTTAAATACACGGAAAGAGGATATACCGTATGCTGCACCTCTCATTGGAAATTTGCGTGGACCTTACGTACCCccaaattaataattaaaaaaagttgCAAAATTTTCTATTCTATACTTACAAGTTCACTCATTGAGTTTTAATTAatcccttctttttttttatagaatttctattgtctgtttaattttaaacaaacaattatatatatatttatattttcacttGAAATGAATTAACCCCTCCCACTCCTTCCAAAAGTATAACTTGTAGGacaaacatattatttatttattttttaccagaaaaaaacattatttatttaagaTATAATGATGGGTATGATTTTGACCCTTTAATTTACGTCGACAATGTTCTCTaactttttttgtcttcatATATCTGCATTATTGTCCTTTGACACACCCCCTTTCAATTAAATACACACACGTGGCCTGCAGTTTGTGGTTCACATATTAACATGtctattctttcaaaaaaaaaattgaaatctttGATtcttacaaaatattgatgattGGAAAAATAGTCCAAAATGCAAGGTGAGCATAATCGACAGAAAATCACTGATTCAACTGTTTTAAATCAAAGCCAGCTGATTTACAGTTTTAAAccttcaattttttattttattttttattttagatgagAGGTACATCCCACAGATAGACCCTCTCCCGAATATTCAAATGCGCCAAAATACAATAGCCCATATTCATATAAGGTAACCAGAAAAATGCAACTTAATTTCACGTGACATGTAGATCGAACCTTAAATgtaactagattttaacccgcgCACCCGCGCgggtgtatttttcaaaaatattttgctacttattttttatgttaatattagtgcttgaaaaaatcaaaatctgaagAACGAAACCGATCTTGATCTGAAAGTGTAataccaaacccgaaccaaaattgatagcaaaatattttaaaaaatatgttaatatttaatctgcgcgcctgcgcggatgtatattttgaaaatatgttgatatttgtttttcatgtaattattagggtttggcaaaatgaatccgaggaacagACTCGATACCGATCcgaaaatatagtaccaaacccgaacataaattgattaaatattcaaattattcaaagttttgttatttagagatccaaatctgatccgaaccgaagtattcggatacttatatatttaattatatttagatttaacgtatataaaacatcaagaattatacttttaaattggtttaaatacttgaaaatatatatagatagtcaaaagtaaatatctgaaatagttaaggtatactcaaatcaccaaaaatacttaaaatatttattgattttgtatccaaaaattttaaatgccaattgatatgttaagcttaggtattctgacatatgttatttaaatttataggaaatatattattttatttatagattttgagaaatttaaaatatataatgatttaaaattttaaaaataatttaaatggatcCAAACtcgaaccaaacccgcaaaggtCTGAATCacactcaaaccaaaatttagaaacatcctaatagggctgaaatctttgaccccggaAATCTGAAATGCAAAtcgatcagaaccaaactcgTATGGGTAACCGAAAgtccatccctagtcattattatgtatcgtatattgtcatcatataattaatcgtattttatatgtacc
The sequence above is drawn from the Brassica napus cultivar Da-Ae chromosome A8, Da-Ae, whole genome shotgun sequence genome and encodes:
- the LOC106358718 gene encoding uncharacterized protein LOC106358718; the protein is MSNMGDALHQIIAWPIDRARLSDTTAESTKKPNVSTSNSTGSSNKVGRQKCALLDCHNSGQTVAWGRVFSTDPADKVHFIPLGPNASKVMVEVSKMDDARVWRPNSEIEVIGDAVGSTVAWPTDKVVFI
- the LOC106360514 gene encoding non-specific lipid-transfer protein 2-like, coding for MVKMMWGSSLALAAALLLVTVANIPVAEGVTCSPTELTSCSSAFMSASPPSATCCAKLREQKPCLCGYLRNPALSQYVNSPNAKKVASSCNVATPKC